In the genome of Raphanus sativus cultivar WK10039 chromosome 4, ASM80110v3, whole genome shotgun sequence, one region contains:
- the LOC108848918 gene encoding uncharacterized protein LOC108848918, protein MAKFFINQAKQYAAARPNYPIQLFEFIASKTPCHDLAWDVGAGSGQASRSLAGIYKNVIATDTSSKQLEFAAKLPNVRYELTPPVLSLSEIEQLVAPESSVDLVTVAQALHWFDLPTFYSNVKHVLKKPDGVFAAWCYTNPEINAAVDEVFRRFYEEKLGPYWDKARRLVEGGYKEIEFPFEKIVDESTESQTFPVRFVTEREMGIEEFLTYLRSSSAYQTAKDKGVELLTAEMEGEFVGSWKEDGEEKKVVRFPIYLLIGRVGENRV, encoded by the exons ATGGCTAAGTTCTTCATAAATCAAGCCAAGCAATACGCTGCAGCCCGACCTAATTACCCGATCCAACTCTTCGAGTTCATTGCATCGAAAACACCATGCCACGACCTTGCATGGGACGTTGGTGCCGGAAGCGGCCAGGCCTCACGATCG CTAGCTGGAATCTACAAGAATGTCATTGCTACCGACACAAGCTCCAAGCAACTTGAGTTTGCTGCAAAGCTTCCCAACGTACGTTACGAGCTCACTCCACCAGTGTTGTCTTTGTCGGAGATCGAACAGCTAGTAGCGCCTGAATCATCGGTGGACTTAGTCACCGTCGCTCAAGCCCTTCACTGGTTCGACCTACCGACCTTTTACAGCAACGTGAAACACGTGCTCAAGAAACCAGACGGAGTATTCGCCGCCTGGTGTTACACCAACCCTGAGATCAACGCCGCCGTTGACGAGGTTTTCCGGAGGTTTTACGAGGAAAAACTTGGCCCGTATTGGGATAAAGCTAGGCGGCTTGTTGAAGGTGGGTACAAGGAAATAGAGTTTCCGTTCGAGAAGATCGTGGATGAGTCAACGGAAAGTCAAACTTTTCCTGTTAGGTTTGTGACGGAGAGAGAGATGGGGATTGAAGAGTTTCTGACGTATCTGAGGTCATCTTCGGCTTATCAGACGGCTAAAGATAAGGGGGTTGAGCTTTTAACGGCGGAGATGGAAGGAGAGTTTGTTGGTTCGTGGAAAGAAGACggtgaagagaagaaagttgtTAGGTTTCCTATCTATTTGTTGATTGGTAGAGTTGGAGAAAATCGTGTCTGA